The following proteins come from a genomic window of Sander vitreus isolate 19-12246 chromosome 14, sanVit1, whole genome shotgun sequence:
- the pkib gene encoding cAMP-dependent protein kinase inhibitor beta, giving the protein MTEVEPVLDFASSGRSGRRNALPDILGSPAGVNPGDLPLKLAELSLKDGPGGAQSPTAEGPPAPPESSEGKEGS; this is encoded by the exons ATGACAGAAGTGGAGCCAGTGTTGGACTTTGCCTCCTCGGGGCGCTCGGGGAGGAGAAATGCCCTGCCTGACATCCTGGGCTCGCCGGCAGGCGTAAACCCTGGCGACCTGCCTCTTAAGCTGGCTGAGTTGTCCCTCAAAG ATGGCCCGGGAGGGGCCCAGTCACCCACGGCAGAGGGGCCTCCAGCGCCGCCGGAGAGCTCCGAGGGGAAAGAGGGATCGTAG